One region of Halomicrobium sp. LC1Hm genomic DNA includes:
- the pstC gene encoding phosphate ABC transporter permease subunit PstC → MSAETPEPDITSRPHGRAARERMYRYVLLLCAALSILVTISIVALLARDAITFFTLVNPLDFFGGTEFLLSRNIYGLLPLLSGTLLVTVISALIALPTGVAAAVYLSEYASDRMRSVLKPGLEVLAGIPTVVYGIFALVYVTPFLRTIGLPVNTFNILSPSIMVGIMIIPMVSSLSEDAMSSVPDSLRRAGYGMGATKFEVTTGVVLPAAASGIFSSFILALSRAIGETMIVVVAAGSQPRMLNLAEPLQNLWQGFQPMTAAMVQINSADSVSQLGFSSMFAIGLTLFAITFLLNLVSNRIAARYREEYE, encoded by the coding sequence ATGAGCGCCGAGACGCCCGAACCGGATATCACGTCCAGACCACACGGGCGTGCGGCGCGCGAACGGATGTATCGGTACGTCCTGTTGCTGTGTGCGGCGCTGTCGATTCTCGTGACGATCAGCATCGTCGCGTTGCTCGCGCGGGACGCGATCACCTTCTTCACGCTCGTGAACCCGCTCGATTTCTTCGGCGGGACCGAGTTTCTCCTCAGCCGGAACATCTACGGGCTGCTCCCGCTGTTGAGTGGCACCCTGCTTGTGACGGTGATCTCCGCGCTGATCGCCCTGCCGACCGGCGTCGCGGCGGCGGTGTATCTCAGCGAGTACGCCAGCGACCGGATGCGCTCGGTGTTAAAGCCCGGTCTGGAAGTCCTCGCGGGGATTCCGACCGTCGTCTACGGGATCTTCGCGCTCGTCTACGTGACGCCGTTCCTGCGGACGATCGGCCTGCCGGTCAACACCTTCAACATCCTCAGCCCGTCGATCATGGTCGGAATCATGATCATCCCGATGGTGTCCAGCCTGAGCGAAGACGCCATGAGCTCCGTCCCGGACTCGCTGCGGCGGGCCGGCTACGGGATGGGAGCGACGAAGTTCGAGGTGACCACCGGCGTGGTCTTGCCCGCGGCGGCGTCGGGGATCTTCTCCTCGTTCATCCTCGCGCTGTCGCGAGCCATCGGCGAGACGATGATCGTCGTGGTCGCGGCCGGCAGCCAGCCTCGGATGCTGAACCTCGCGGAGCCCCTCCAGAACCTCTGGCAGGGGTTCCAGCCGATGACGGCCGCGATGGTCCAGATCAACAGCGCCGACAGCGTCAGTCAGCTCGGATTCAGCAGCATGTTCGCGATCGGACTGACGCTGTTTGCGATCACGTTCCTGCTGAACCTCGTGAGCAACCGCATTGCAGCCCGATACCGGGAGGAGTACGAATGA
- a CDS encoding PstS family phosphate ABC transporter substrate-binding protein, whose translation MTRDPNRDVSRRKFIAGGLAGVSALSGCVQNTRRDAWGGGSGDDGGGGDGLSGQVIVKGSSTVFPISDTMAEEFMEDHGNVNVTVDPTGSGGGFENWFCAGDSDINGASRPITDPEVEQCTTNDVEPIEFQVAGDALTMAVNNDAEWVECMSFEELRQIWSDNDVTHWSDVREDWPDRELELYGPASTSGTFDWFNENVVGEETNHTTDYQPTEEDETIVRGIRDNEGGMGYFGYAYYNSNSEAVKAIDVKVEADGECTPPSLPNAKDGSYPMARPLFLYVAESALQREEVYEYVRYYLEQSETDVVQDIGYVPSSAEQRDENLDKLEEVAG comes from the coding sequence ATGACACGGGACCCCAACAGGGACGTTTCGCGTCGGAAATTTATCGCCGGTGGGTTGGCCGGTGTGTCGGCGCTGTCGGGTTGTGTCCAGAACACGCGTCGGGACGCGTGGGGCGGCGGTTCCGGCGACGACGGTGGTGGCGGCGATGGCCTCTCCGGGCAGGTCATCGTGAAAGGGAGCAGTACCGTCTTCCCGATATCCGACACGATGGCCGAGGAGTTCATGGAGGACCACGGAAACGTCAACGTCACCGTCGACCCGACCGGGAGCGGTGGCGGCTTCGAAAACTGGTTCTGTGCCGGCGACTCCGACATCAACGGCGCGTCACGGCCGATCACGGACCCCGAGGTCGAGCAGTGTACGACCAACGACGTGGAACCGATCGAGTTCCAGGTGGCCGGCGACGCGCTGACGATGGCCGTCAACAACGACGCCGAGTGGGTCGAGTGCATGAGCTTCGAGGAGCTGCGCCAGATCTGGAGCGACAACGACGTTACCCACTGGTCGGACGTACGCGAGGACTGGCCCGACCGGGAACTCGAACTCTACGGTCCGGCGTCGACCTCCGGGACCTTCGACTGGTTCAACGAGAACGTCGTCGGCGAGGAGACCAATCATACGACCGACTACCAGCCGACCGAAGAAGACGAGACGATCGTTCGGGGGATCCGCGACAACGAAGGCGGCATGGGATACTTCGGCTACGCGTACTACAACTCGAACTCGGAAGCCGTCAAGGCGATCGACGTCAAGGTCGAGGCAGACGGGGAGTGTACGCCGCCGAGCCTCCCGAACGCCAAGGACGGCTCCTACCCGATGGCGCGACCGCTCTTTCTCTACGTCGCCGAGTCGGCGCTCCAGCGCGAGGAAGTGTACGAGTACGTCCGGTACTACCTCGAACAGTCCGAAACGGACGTGGTACAGGACATCGGCTACGTCCCGTCCAGCGCCGAGCAACGCGACGAGAACCTCGACAAGCTCGAAGAGGTCGCCGGATAG